The Halobacteriovorax sp. DA5 genome segment AAGAACTCCACCTAGAACATGATACAATCCGCGATATTGGCCACTTCTTTCAATGGCCATATAATCTGTAATAGACTCAACAACACAAATCTCTGTTGATTCTTTACGATGAATATCACTACAAACTGCACAGATATCTTCATCCGCAAAAACGCCACATTGATTACATTTTTTTAATTCTGCTAATTCATTTAGTGCGATTGCAAAGTCGCTTAACTCTTCTTTAGTCCACTTGGCCAGGCTGAGAACATGTCTTAGAGCACTCTTCTCACCGATACCAGGTACTTTAGAAAATGAATCAACAAGATTATTAATTCTTTCAGGTAGTTTCATTAAGTTATAGCCTTAGAAAAGTCCTGGAATGTTTAGACCGCCAGTTACCTTACTCATTGCATTCGAAACCATATCTTGAGACTCTTTAATAGCCTGGTTAACAGCAGTTAAAACAAGATCTTCAAGAGTTTCGACATCATTCGGATCTACTGCTTCAGGATCAATTTTGATAGCTTGAATTTCTTGCTTACCAGTAATTGTAATTTTAATAGCTCCACCACCTGAAGATACTTCAAGCTCACGCTTTTCAAGTTCTTTTTGAAGTGTACTAATTTTTTGCTGCATTTGTTGAGCCTGTTTCATTAGGCCTTGCATTCCCTTTGCCATTTTATTCTCCGATTTTATTCATCTTCATTTAAGATAATTTTATCAATTTTAGAATTAAATATTGAACTGGCCAATTGAAGCATTTCATCACCTTCAATTTCCTTTCTTTGATTTTGCTTTTCAATATTTTCATTTTCTATATTAATTTCAAACTTTGATTTAAAGTCTGTCTCTTCTGCTTTTTTCTTTTCAACTAATTCAATAGAAAGATCGATATCCTGAACTTGAAAATAACTTCTAAGATGCTCTCTTACCTTTTCAAGTGTTTCCTGATTATTCATATGATCGTAAAAAACTTTTGCGCCAATAGGATAACCAATAAGAAGTGATACCTTTTCGAGCTGAACAACAAGATCGCCAATTAAGTTACCTTGTTCCATGTTGGCACCCATTACTGGTGATGTCTTTGCCAAGTAAGCAAGAAATCCATCCCATGTTCTTGGACCTTCAATAACAACTTCCTCAACGGCCGAAACTTCATTAATTTCTTCGGCTTCAACGACTTCTTCAGTTGATTGTTCTACTGGTTCTATAGGATCATCAAAAATAATCTTATGAGGTTTTGTAACTTCTTCAACTTTAGGCTCTTCAACTATTATTTCAGCCTCAGATTCTATAACTTCAATTTTTTCTGGTTGTGGTTGTGGCTGTGTTTGAATTTCACTAGTATTTACTTCATCAGCTTGGGCCACAACTTGGGCCTTAGGCTTTCCCGCAGTATCCTCCACTTGGGTATCTGCAATAATTTGATGTCTTAATGCTACTTTTCTCATCGCAAGCAGAGTTGCATCTGTTGGGATGATTGATTCAAGCGTCCAAGTAAAATCTTTAGCAAGAGTCTCATAAACCCAGTAAAGCTCTGCTCGTGTCGTTTTATCAAAAATTTCACCATCAACTTTTGATAAAACTCGTGATCTATCATTGAAATCTTTAGCAATAACGATTGAAAAAAGGTTTTCAAGAATTGATTTCACAATATTTTGAAGTGAGATATTCTGTGAGATCAATGCACTAAACATATTTGTTAACTCTTCTACATTACCAGAAAGAGTTGAATCAATTAGTGTTTTAATAGAGCTAAGTTTTGCTATCCCTAAGGCTTGAGCAAAAATATCTTCATTAATATCTTGGCCGTAAGAGAAACTTAAAACTTGATCAAATAGAGAAAGAGTATCTCTAAAAGATCCGTTCCCTAATTTTGCAAGTGTTTCAATTAACTCTGAATTAGCAAAAGTAATATTTTCAAGTTTTGCAATATTAACAATGTGAGACTTTAATTCCTCAACTGTTGCATTAACAAAATCAAAGCGCTGACATCTTGAAAGAACAGTTCCAAGTAACTTTTCAGGCTCTGTCGTTGCCATTAAAAATATGGCATGTTCCGGTGGTTCTTCTAATGTTTTTAAAAGTGCATTGAAAGCACTATTAGAAAGCATGTGAACTTCATCAATAATATAAACTTTATATTTTCCACTAGAAGGAAGATAAGAAATATTACTAATTAACTCTCTAACATCATCAACACTATTATTAGATGCACCATCGATTTCAATTACATTCATCGAAGCTGCAGAATCAAAATCATGACATGCATTACATTCACCACATGGATTTTGGTTTTCATCACGAGCTTCACATCTTAATGCTTTTGCAAAAATTCTTGCTATTGTTGTCTTACCAATTCCACGAGTACCAGAAAAAATATACGCATGACCAAGTCGATCTTCTCTTAAAGAATTAACTAAAGTTTTAACAATATGTTCTTGCCCAACAAAATCTTGAAATTTTGCAGGACGATATTTTCTGGCCAAGACCTGATATGACATTGAGCACCATCACTTTATATGATTTTAAAAATTTTACTTGTTAACTATAGGAAAAATTATAGGTATTGGAAAGGGGCAGCCGATACAAACACAATGCAACAAAGGTTACCGTTGCTTCGTTCCCGACCTGGCGGAGTTAGCCCCGCTGCATTTGTCTGACCGGCTACCGTCCTTGAATATAATATTTATCTTAGCACGATGTCAATGAAAGCTAGTATTTAATGATAATCGTCTCACCTTTCAGACTCACTGAGTCGGAATTAATGAACTTCATAACAAATTTTAAAACGAATTTTGTTGCTGTCATACCAGCAACACGGGCCCTATCAACTTTAATACGTACTTCTCGTTGATCAGGATGGACATCCAATTTACCAGCGGCCTTAAAATTAAATGTGAAAACAGATTTCAACTTGGCCTTCATACTAAAATGACCATTTGCAACAGTGATTTTCAAATCACGGATACGATTCTTATCTGACTCGGCCTTATCTTCACTAATCTTTTGAATACTGAAATCAGATCTTCTCAGACAGCCTTCATAAATAGAGACTGCATCAACTTCTTTATCTGTTGGCTCAATCTTCACACATCGAGCTTCTATTTTTGTGAAAGTGAACTCACCTTTCTTCGTTCTTGCCTCTAGCTGGTTAGCAATTAGACCAAGGTGTTCTCTCTCAAAATATACTTGGCCATCAAAAACATTAAACGGCATTCCTTCTCTTAATAACTTAATCTCTTTCCCGGCAATTCGTGACTCTTCTAGGCAGCCAGCAAAAATTAAATCAATATTAAAAGCATTAATATTAGGATCTTTATAACAGTTAATATTTATATTCTTAAAGTTGATCGAGCTATTTAATAAATTACCCGTAGCGCTTTGAGCGTCAATGACTATGCTATCTTCAGTAAAGGCAACTTCTTTTCCTCTAATGTTTACATTCGATTGACTCGTACTATTTTGCTTAATTTCGACAATTGCAAATTCCTTACCTTCAAGAGGTTTGATATGCATATCTTTCAAGCAAATCTCATCAAGCTTAAATGTAAACTCATCACTCTGACATTTAATATCAACATCTTTGATATCAAAAAGGAATTGATCAGCACCAATGCTTAACTGAGGTCCATTAGCAAAGAATCCAGACTGTGCAAATTCAATTTTCGCTTCCTTTGCATAGATCATGTTAAGAAAATCAATTTCTGTAAACTGAGGTAGATGTGTTGTTAGGTTCAAATTATCTTTTTTGAAATTGATTCTGTTATTAAATAAGAAAGTATCAACTAAAAATAATTCCCCATTTTCAGCTAAATCAAATTCCACTGCATCATACTTAATATAAACATCTCTAGCATGGGCCTTTCCACCAAGAAAATCACTTCCAATTGCTCTATTAAGATTGATTGAATCAACCTCAAAATACATTGAATTTGCCATGCACGAAAGTGCGAATGTTGCAGGTAAGAAAAATTTAAACATATGTTATATGTTCGATAAATAACGTCAGAATGTAAATACTAGAGATTTAACTTTGACGCTTTCGATAAGTTTTTCGACGTAATTTAAAGAAATCCGATAATACTTTCGAGCATTTAAAGTGCTCGACACCACCGATGATAGAAAATTTATGATTAAATCTTTTATCTTTTTGAAAGCTATAGCCAAGTGATACTGAACCAGCTTTTTGATCATAAGCACCGAAGACAACATTTTTGAAACGTGCCTGTAAAATCGCATAGAGACACATCGGACAAGGTTCAAGAGTTATATAGATTGTACAATTAAGTAATCTCCAATCCCCCATTTTTTCACTTGCTTCTTTAATAGCAATTATTTCAGCATGCGCTGTTGTATCTTTTTGCTGCTCTTTTAGATTATGGGCCCTGGCAATGACATTATCATTTTCATCAACAATAATTGCTCCAACAGGCACTTCTCCGGCCTTGAAAGCTATTTCCGCTTCTTCAAGTGCCAAATTCATATTCCATATGTGAGATTTAATATTCATGATTTAAATTTTTTGTCTTTCTTAGCTTTTCGCTCAAAGTTCCAGTACTTCTCTAATTCGCCGTATCGACGACGAGAATCTTCATCGGTATTGTGAAACCTTACCCCGTAAGTATATGGCCTACCAATTGAATGTTGTCTCTTAGATACCACCTCAGCACTTAAGCGTCCATCAATGCTTGTTGTGAATGGCTCGATTTCAAGCTTTTGACCAATTTTCAAATCATCAAATAAAGTTAATCCACCTGCTTTACGTCGTAAGTCTACTAACCTTCCTTCAATCCCATCTATGTCATCGCAATATACTTTAGTCTTTAAGTCATTACGGTATCTAAAATCGTATTCCCACCAACCAATGACAGGATAGAAAACAGGTGTATATAAAGAAAAGCAGAGCACACCTAATAGCATCAATGACATTGTATAAAGAAAGAATAGTGAAAAATCATTGTAGTAGTATAGGGATCTTAAAATATAAAAAATAATAAATAGTCCTACGACGACACTTAATGTCCAAAAAGAATAGTGAACATTTTTTTGCATGCGATAATAGAGTCTATATAAAATTACAGAAAAAATTATTCCAAATAAGGCAATAAAGTTAAATTGGAATTTGAAGAATTCATATCCCTTCGCTAAGAAGAATAAAAACATGTGTAGCGAAAATAACGCCTGAACTTTATTAAAATCACTTTTGATCGATAGCTTACTTATACTTATTAACATTGTTCTATTTTAACAAAATAGGATTATTTGATAATTAGTGGAACTATTTGCTTAGCTCCTTTTTCACGAGTAAATTTATAGCCTTTGCCATCAATCTGAAGTTCATATTCACCAGGGGCCAAATTCAAAGGATACATGTAAATATGATCATAAATACCATACCAAGATCGTAGGTCTGCCAATTCAGATTCTTGTATTGCTCGATTTCCGGCTGCATATGCTGCACTAGCTGATAAGTAAGCAATCAAGCTACCGTTGTTATAGAGACTACGATATGTTTGATAAGCAGAAGTAAGAAGCGCAATATGTTTGGCGGCAAGCCTTGCACCAACCTTGGCCTCTAATAATGCGACATCATTCTTAAGAGAACTACTTAAGACTTCCGACGTATTTGCCATGAGGATCAATTCACCACTATCTAGTTCTTCACCCTTTGAGTTTTTAATATTAATCTTTTTAGGTGTAGATATATCTTTTGAATCTATTTTAGGAAGTTCAAAGTAAATTTTTGGTTCTGCTCCTCTTGTAAGAGCAAGCATTTTTAAAGAGAAAGAGACAAAATCGTCCATACCTTCATTATTAGAAATATAAACTCCTACAGGTAAACCAAGAGGAAAATCATATACCTTGGCAGTCTTTTTAATTACATGTCCATTCATAATGATAAGATAAGTGTTAAACGATTTCTTACTATTAAAAAAATCTTGTGTACGCTTATAAGTTTGCGTCTCAGTTATATATTTCGATAATTCATCTTGAGAAACTAAGTGAAGTTTCTTGTAGTCTTCCTGATATTTCTTATGTGAAGAATTAAAACTTGGATAAAGACCCATCTGTTGTACTAAATCTTTTTTTCCAATCATTTTGAAATTGTTAACAATTGATCGATCCTTTGCTCTACCATAAGTATCATGAACAACAATACCCATGAGATCGATAAAGGTTGATCCTTTATAGACTGCACGACCTCTATTTTGGGCCTTGAAATTTTCAATATAGGCACTCCAATCTCTTAACGTTGAAACCATCGCCTGTTGATGAAATCTTCTTTTATTATCAGAATCAACTTCTTTGCTTTTCATATAGTGAGCAAGGATTTCATAAAATCTAATATTGGCTTGCTCAAATTGATTTGGGTAATAAATATCAGTAGCTTCACCAATGAATAGAGATTCTACTTTATTAGAGATACTAATTTTATAGAGATCATTTGCAATTTCTTTAGCATTGTTCAGATGAATAAGAGCATTGTCATAATCTTTTAAATTAAAGAAAGCAATTCCAAGCTCGGCCTGTTTTAAAAAACGATCCTCATCTCTTTTATAGACTTCACCTTTATTGATTTTTTCAACAACTGACTTGTAGTCATTCTTAGAATATAAAGAAGAGATTAGATCTCCTTCATCCCTTACTTTTCTGGCTGCACATGAGACAAATAAAATAAGGAATGAAAGAATAAGAATTCTATTAAAATAGGCTTGCTTCAACTAATTACCAACCTACTTTAGATTTCTCAGAGTATTTATTTACACGAGTTCTTGTTCTCATAACTTCAACACCTCTTGAGATATCAGTCATTCGAATATTCATCGTATACTCTTTTAGAGTTTTTCCGCTTCTAGAGCGTGGTTGCATTCTTACATTACCAAAAATCATAATATCAGCACCAGCTGCATTACCAATTTTTTTAGCTTCTGCAGGACTTACCATACCGTCATTTTGATATTGAATTTCTTTTAAAAGAGCTTCACGCGCAGACGCATCAATTAAAATATACTCACCTGACTCACTTAACTGAGTTAAGAATTCATCTGAAATATCATCTGAAGGAAAGTATGGCTCAGCAGTTTGATTACTAAATTCAGCAACAAACACCTTTGGACGACGACCTAGCTTTAATAAATAATTTTTAAAACCTTTATGTTGTTTCATTTTTTGAATTACTGTTTCAACTGAGTTTTCAGTGTCTCGAGTAACCCATGCATCTGTAATTTCTAATGACTTCTCATCTGAAGTATCACCTGAAACACGTTCTGCTTGAAATCCCCCACAAGAAGCTAGTGCGAAAAGCATTGTTAGCGTTAAAATCTTTTTCATATATCCTCCATTAAATTTTTAA includes the following:
- the recR gene encoding recombination mediator RecR yields the protein MKLPERINNLVDSFSKVPGIGEKSALRHVLSLAKWTKEELSDFAIALNELAELKKCNQCGVFADEDICAVCSDIHRKESTEICVVESITDYMAIERSGQYRGLYHVLGGVLNPLLGVGPAELNIDKLKKRVDELKIKSVVLAIGPSVEGDATCSYIKSVLSDEVNVDRIGFGIPMGGNLDYLDTMTISKALENKTKM
- a CDS encoding YbaB/EbfC family nucleoid-associated protein, coding for MAKGMQGLMKQAQQMQQKISTLQKELEKRELEVSSGGGAIKITITGKQEIQAIKIDPEAVDPNDVETLEDLVLTAVNQAIKESQDMVSNAMSKVTGGLNIPGLF
- the dnaX gene encoding DNA polymerase III subunit gamma/tau, encoding MSYQVLARKYRPAKFQDFVGQEHIVKTLVNSLREDRLGHAYIFSGTRGIGKTTIARIFAKALRCEARDENQNPCGECNACHDFDSAASMNVIEIDGASNNSVDDVRELISNISYLPSSGKYKVYIIDEVHMLSNSAFNALLKTLEEPPEHAIFLMATTEPEKLLGTVLSRCQRFDFVNATVEELKSHIVNIAKLENITFANSELIETLAKLGNGSFRDTLSLFDQVLSFSYGQDINEDIFAQALGIAKLSSIKTLIDSTLSGNVEELTNMFSALISQNISLQNIVKSILENLFSIVIAKDFNDRSRVLSKVDGEIFDKTTRAELYWVYETLAKDFTWTLESIIPTDATLLAMRKVALRHQIIADTQVEDTAGKPKAQVVAQADEVNTSEIQTQPQPQPEKIEVIESEAEIIVEEPKVEEVTKPHKIIFDDPIEPVEQSTEEVVEAEEINEVSAVEEVVIEGPRTWDGFLAYLAKTSPVMGANMEQGNLIGDLVVQLEKVSLLIGYPIGAKVFYDHMNNQETLEKVREHLRSYFQVQDIDLSIELVEKKKAEETDFKSKFEINIENENIEKQNQRKEIEGDEMLQLASSIFNSKIDKIILNEDE
- a CDS encoding nucleoside deaminase, giving the protein MNLALEEAEIAFKAGEVPVGAIIVDENDNVIARAHNLKEQQKDTTAHAEIIAIKEASEKMGDWRLLNCTIYITLEPCPMCLYAILQARFKNVVFGAYDQKAGSVSLGYSFQKDKRFNHKFSIIGGVEHFKCSKVLSDFFKLRRKTYRKRQS
- a CDS encoding PilZ domain-containing protein produces the protein MQKNVHYSFWTLSVVVGLFIIFYILRSLYYYNDFSLFFLYTMSLMLLGVLCFSLYTPVFYPVIGWWEYDFRYRNDLKTKVYCDDIDGIEGRLVDLRRKAGGLTLFDDLKIGQKLEIEPFTTSIDGRLSAEVVSKRQHSIGRPYTYGVRFHNTDEDSRRRYGELEKYWNFERKAKKDKKFKS
- a CDS encoding CsgG/HfaB family protein, which codes for MKKILTLTMLFALASCGGFQAERVSGDTSDEKSLEITDAWVTRDTENSVETVIQKMKQHKGFKNYLLKLGRRPKVFVAEFSNQTAEPYFPSDDISDEFLTQLSESGEYILIDASAREALLKEIQYQNDGMVSPAEAKKIGNAAGADIMIFGNVRMQPRSRSGKTLKEYTMNIRMTDISRGVEVMRTRTRVNKYSEKSKVGW